A DNA window from Massilia putida contains the following coding sequences:
- a CDS encoding efflux RND transporter periplasmic adaptor subunit — MLRKTIIFLAIASALSACGKHDRDPAKPDAATAQADGKQKDGKAVQLLVAPEDVLTVQSSALANGPVITGSIQPERKADLRAEVSAVVLQVLKENGDAVKKGDVLVKLDETSIRDSLMSAQEALRASTQAFDQSQRALERMKTLRQSGMTSAQALDDAEVRRNNAQSDVSAARARLVAAQQQVTRTVVRAPFDGIVSDRKVSPGDTAAVGKELLKVIDPTSMRFEGRVSADKIAAVKVGQPVMFRVNGYGEQKFAGVVKRIDPSANDVTRQVEVLVGFANEARPRVAGLYAEGHIDAELTDALMLPESALVRDGDKTYAWKVKGNSLAKADLAIGPRDPRTGGFEVKGGLAAGDTVLRHPSSSLKDGQKVELTAAARMASAASNPAPAK; from the coding sequence ATGTTGCGCAAAACTATAATCTTCCTTGCTATTGCCTCCGCACTCAGTGCATGCGGCAAACACGACAGGGACCCGGCCAAGCCCGACGCCGCTACCGCGCAGGCGGACGGCAAGCAGAAGGATGGCAAGGCCGTCCAGCTGCTGGTGGCGCCCGAGGATGTGTTGACCGTGCAGAGCAGCGCGCTCGCGAACGGCCCCGTGATCACGGGCTCGATCCAACCGGAACGCAAGGCCGACTTGCGCGCGGAAGTGTCCGCCGTCGTGCTGCAAGTGCTCAAAGAAAACGGCGATGCGGTCAAGAAAGGCGACGTGCTCGTCAAGCTCGACGAGACGTCCATCCGCGACAGCCTGATGTCGGCCCAGGAAGCGCTGCGCGCGTCCACCCAGGCGTTCGACCAGTCGCAGCGCGCCCTCGAGCGCATGAAGACGCTGCGCCAGTCCGGCATGACCTCGGCCCAGGCCCTGGACGATGCGGAAGTGCGCCGCAACAATGCCCAGAGCGACGTCTCGGCCGCGCGCGCGCGCCTCGTCGCCGCCCAGCAGCAGGTGACCCGCACCGTCGTGCGCGCGCCGTTCGACGGCATCGTATCGGACCGCAAGGTGTCGCCGGGCGACACGGCCGCCGTCGGCAAGGAATTGCTGAAGGTGATCGATCCGACGAGCATGCGCTTCGAAGGCCGGGTATCGGCCGACAAGATCGCCGCCGTCAAGGTCGGTCAGCCCGTCATGTTCCGCGTGAACGGTTATGGCGAGCAAAAGTTCGCCGGCGTCGTGAAGCGCATCGACCCGAGCGCGAACGACGTCACCCGCCAGGTCGAGGTGCTCGTCGGCTTTGCGAACGAAGCCCGTCCGCGCGTGGCCGGCCTGTATGCGGAAGGCCATATCGACGCCGAGCTGACCGACGCGCTGATGCTGCCGGAGTCGGCCCTCGTGCGCGACGGCGACAAGACGTATGCCTGGAAGGTCAAGGGCAATTCACTGGCCAAGGCCGATCTGGCGATAGGCCCGCGCGACCCGCGCACCGGCGGCTTCGAGGTCAAGGGCGGACTGGCCGCGGGCGACACCGTGCTGCGTCATCCGAGCTCCAGCCTGAAGGACGGCCAGAAGGTCGAGCTGACCGCCGCCGCCAGGATGGCCAGCGCCGCCAGCAATCCGGCACCGGCCAAATAA